TCCGGCGCCCCGGGAGAAAGCAGGTCGTAATCGCTCCTTCCCGGGGTAAAAATCTCCGTGGCAAAACCGTTCTGCAGAACGGGGACGATGTGATGCCCCAGGAAACCGTCCGCGCCGGTTACGAGGATGCGGTGAAATTCTGGCTTCTGACTTCTGACTTCTGACTTCATCAGATGTTACTGAACTGTGTTCTCCGGATTATCCGGTAACCCTTGATGAGTTCCCCGATGCCCCGCGGCAGGGAAACCAGGGGCTTGTAGCCGGTTTTTTCAATTTTATCGTTGCTGACAATATAATTCCGCTGGTCGGGGTCTTTGCCGACTTTGGCCTCAAGAAAGGTGAAGCCGGGAATTTGCCGGCGGATTTCCTCGCAGAGTTCCTGCTTGGAAAGATTGGCGTCGCTCAGTCCCACGTTAAAGGCATTGTTTTGCATTGTCGTGAAGTTGGCGAGGGCATGCGAGAACGCGCGGGCGATATCGCGGACATGGATGTAATTGCGCTTGAAGTGGGCTTCAAAGAGAACGATGAAACGGTCGGTTGCGGCCCGGTAGGTGAAATCGTTCACCAGCAGGTCAAGACGCATGCGCGGGCTGAGTCCGAAGGCGGTCGCCAGGCGCAGAGAAATGCCGTGTCCGGAGTCCAGGATTGCCTTTTCGGCTTCAACTTTCAGCCGGCCGTAAAGGCTGATGGGATTGAGGGGGGATTCTTCCGTGCAGAACGCGCCCGAGCGCCCCACGCCGTAACCGCTGTTGGTGGTCGGCATGACGATCTCCTGTCGGGGGCTGGCGATATCCAGCAGCATCTTGATCGCATCAAGATTCACGGCGCGGGCCTCGTCGGGTTTTGCGTCGCAGGCCGGCGCTCCGACCAGGCAGGCCAGGGGAATAATGCAGTCGCAACCGGCAGCCAGCTTGCGCACGAGAGTTTTGTCGCGCGCGTCGCCGCGCACCACTTCCAGCCGTTCCTCAAAACACCAGTCAAGCAGGGAGGTCTGGTTATACATGAAATTATCAAGCGCAACGACTGCGTAACCTTCGCGCAGGAGATGCGGCACCAGGATGGAGCCGATGTAACCGGCTGCGCCGGTTACCAGTATTTTTTTTGTTGTCTTTTGTTCGTGCATGGAGAATATTGGTAGTATGAAACGGTTGCTTTGTCAATAACAAGATCAGGGGATTAATCTGTCGGGGTAAATGAAAGGAAATTATGATGATCAGAGTGAAAATAGTCGGGGCCGGCGGTTACGGCGGCGCCGGAATTGTTGAGCTGTTGCTGGGGCATAAACAGGCCGAGATCGCCTGCCTGGCCGATATCAACGACGTGGGCGCGCCCATCAGCCGGCTCTATCCCCATCTGGCCGGGTTCTGCGATTTGCCGATAACGGCCGTCTCGGACGCCAAGACGGCGGCGCCGGTTGACGTTGTCTTTTTTGCCACGCCGGACGGGGTCGGGATGAAAGCGGCCGCGGCCGAACTGGAGCGGGGCGCGAAGATTATTGATTACAGCGGCGATTTCCGTTTTAACACGCCGGAAGCTTACGCCGATTACGCCGGAAGAATCGGGCGCGACCCCGTCCATGCTTCCGCCCATCTCCTGCCGGAGGCGGTCTATGGGTTGGCCGAATTATACCGGGATAAATTGAACGGGAAAACGCGGGTTGTCGGCAATCCGGGTTGTTTTGCCGTCAGTTGCATTCTGG
This genomic window from Kiritimatiellia bacterium contains:
- a CDS encoding NAD(P)-dependent oxidoreductase translates to MHEQKTTKKILVTGAAGYIGSILVPHLLREGYAVVALDNFMYNQTSLLDWCFEERLEVVRGDARDKTLVRKLAAGCDCIIPLACLVGAPACDAKPDEARAVNLDAIKMLLDIASPRQEIVMPTTNSGYGVGRSGAFCTEESPLNPISLYGRLKVEAEKAILDSGHGISLRLATAFGLSPRMRLDLLVNDFTYRAATDRFIVLFEAHFKRNYIHVRDIARAFSHALANFTTMQNNAFNVGLSDANLSKQELCEEIRRQIPGFTFLEAKVGKDPDQRNYIVSNDKIEKTGYKPLVSLPRGIGELIKGYRIIRRTQFSNI